A single region of the Bacteroidota bacterium genome encodes:
- a CDS encoding glycine--tRNA ligase, translating to MAKEKPGTVSMDKLVSLCKRRGFVFQSSEIYGGLNGAWDYGPLGVELLNNIKAEWWKEMTYRENVEGIDAAILMHPKVWEASGHVENFTDPMVDCRQCKSRYRVDILFEELSVKKQKELLRAVEPGAALPADETLMTEEFRRRAELEPQKFLPVLNCPNCGNKGTFTEARTFNLMFKTFVGPVEDSGAVVYLRPETAQGIFVNFLNVQSSSRQKIPFGIAQIGKAFRNEINTKNFLFRTREFEQMEMQFFVKPGTDVEWFEYWREQRMSWFNRLGMESGKLRWHRHEPGKLAHYAKDAYDVEYSFPFGWGEIEGVHNRTDFDLSRHEQFSGKSLKYFEEESKEKFTPYIIETSAGASRSCMAFLVNAYAEEEAPTAEGTAETRVVLKLHPRLAPIKAAVFPLVNRDGMPEIAKKIEQELRSALRVSYDASGAVGRRYRRQDEIGTPFCITVDSQTLEDQTVTVRERDSMAQERIASDRVVSYLTSRISAA from the coding sequence ATGGCAAAAGAGAAACCCGGCACGGTATCGATGGATAAACTGGTCTCGCTCTGCAAACGGAGGGGCTTCGTCTTCCAGTCGAGCGAGATCTACGGCGGCTTGAACGGCGCATGGGATTACGGCCCGTTGGGCGTCGAGCTCCTGAACAATATCAAGGCCGAGTGGTGGAAGGAAATGACATACCGGGAAAACGTCGAGGGGATCGACGCGGCGATTCTCATGCACCCGAAAGTGTGGGAGGCCTCCGGCCACGTGGAGAATTTCACCGATCCGATGGTCGATTGCCGGCAGTGCAAATCCCGCTATCGCGTCGACATCCTCTTCGAGGAGCTGTCGGTCAAAAAGCAGAAGGAACTTCTCCGCGCCGTCGAGCCGGGGGCCGCGCTCCCCGCGGACGAGACTCTGATGACGGAAGAATTCCGCAGGCGCGCGGAGCTTGAACCCCAAAAATTCCTCCCGGTCCTGAATTGTCCCAATTGCGGAAACAAGGGGACCTTCACGGAGGCCCGGACATTCAACCTGATGTTCAAGACATTCGTCGGGCCGGTCGAGGATTCGGGCGCCGTCGTCTACCTACGCCCCGAGACGGCCCAGGGGATCTTCGTGAACTTTCTCAACGTTCAGTCCTCCTCCCGCCAGAAGATCCCGTTCGGCATCGCCCAGATCGGCAAGGCGTTCAGGAACGAGATCAACACGAAGAACTTCCTCTTCCGGACGCGGGAGTTCGAGCAGATGGAGATGCAGTTCTTTGTGAAACCGGGAACCGACGTCGAATGGTTCGAATACTGGCGCGAACAGCGGATGAGCTGGTTCAACCGGCTCGGGATGGAGTCCGGCAAGCTCCGCTGGCACCGCCACGAGCCCGGGAAGCTCGCCCATTACGCCAAGGATGCCTACGACGTTGAATATTCCTTCCCGTTCGGCTGGGGCGAAATCGAAGGGGTGCACAACCGCACCGATTTCGATCTTTCCCGGCACGAGCAGTTTTCCGGGAAAAGCCTCAAGTATTTCGAAGAGGAATCGAAGGAGAAATTCACGCCGTATATCATCGAAACATCGGCCGGAGCGAGCCGGTCGTGTATGGCGTTTCTCGTGAACGCCTATGCCGAGGAGGAAGCGCCCACGGCCGAAGGGACGGCGGAGACCCGCGTGGTACTGAAGCTCCACCCGAGACTCGCCCCGATCAAAGCCGCGGTCTTTCCGCTCGTGAACCGGGACGGAATGCCCGAAATAGCGAAGAAGATCGAACAGGAGTTGAGAAGCGCTCTCCGGGTTTCTTACGATGCGAGCGGCGCGGTCGGGCGCCGCTACCGGCGGCAGGACGAAATCGGGACACCGTTCTGCATCACCGTCGATTCGCAAACGCTGGAGGATCAGACTGTCACGGTGCGGGAACGCGACTCGATGGCCCAGGAGCGAATTGCGAGTGACAGGGTGGTTTCATATCTTACCTCAAGGATTTCAGCTGCATAG